One segment of Meleagris gallopavo isolate NT-WF06-2002-E0010 breed Aviagen turkey brand Nicholas breeding stock chromosome 8, Turkey_5.1, whole genome shotgun sequence DNA contains the following:
- the LOC104912030 gene encoding shootin-1-like codes for MSMIRKRSHSNTNVSKKEKPPQQESGEEVTDLKRQAVEEMMDRIKKGVHLRPVNQSSRPKTKPETPKPSESAMKELKGILETLNKSTSSRSLKSLETDSGETELERVLRRRKVTTDQDSGNPTGILATSESKSLPVLGSEASGVQTALKKKDLETEFSSKVPDSGPVSNQLKGVTDSKAMLQSPSHTEFSRKASTSEKETESVVVLDPVSTSGDQMAANTLSQNKTKEEKSKSLHKESNVEKIRETDSSNC; via the exons ATGTCAATGATTCGCAAGAGGTCTCACTCCAACACCAATGTGAGCAAGAAGGAGAAACCACCTCAGCAGGAGTCAG GTGAAGAAGTTACAGATCTGAAGAGACAAGCTGTTGAAGAGATGATGGACAGAATTAAGAAGGGAGTTCATCTCAGACCAGTCAACCAGTCAAGCAGACCAAAAACAAAG CCAGAAACACCAAAGCCCTCTGAAAGTGCAATGAAAGAATTAAAAGGGATCCTG GAAACACTGAACAAATCCACTAGTTCCCGAAGCCTGAAGTCCCTCGAAACAGACAGTGGTGAAACAGAGCTAGAACGAGTTCTGCGACGTCGGAAAGTGACTACGGACCAGGACAGTGGCA ATCCCACTGGAATCTTGGCCACGTCAGAATCCAAATCTCTGCCTGTGTTAGGTTCAGAAGCCAGTGGTGTACAAACAGcactgaagaagaaagatttgGAGACAGAATTCAGTTCCAAAGTACCCGATTCAGGTCCTGTTTCCAACCAGCTGAAAGGTGTCACAGATTCCAAAGCTATGTTACA ATCACCGAGTCATACGGAATTTTCAAGAAAAGCTTCTACTAgtgaaaaagagacagaatCTGTTGTAGTGTTAGATCCCGTGTCCACCAGTGGAGATCAGATGGCTGCAAACACACTCagtcagaacaaaacaaaggaagaaaaaagcaagtcGCTGCATAAAGAAAGTAACGTTGAGAAAATAAGAGAGACAGACAGTTCTAACTGCTAA